AGTACCGACGAGGCTAGACGGGATTTTAGCCAAGTGGCGACGAGGCGAGGtcactactccaccaacacgtCTCAAATAGTGGGATCGGACACTATTTTGCCGGGCACCGACGAGGCGAAAATAACACACATGTCCATGTTGGATGAAGCTGGGCTATATGACTGAGCACAGACAAGGCAAAAGTCACCCCTTCATCAATATATTTTTCCGTTTACTACGACGTGGCGATGGCGCTATCATGACTGGATCTCGGCGAAACACCGAAACAAAGACACCCACATCCTACACTCCATGTTCCGTATGTTCGATGAGCAGATGAACATTCGACGACGACCATAGAAGCGCAGCTTAATCAGAGGTTTTCCGCAGACTCGCTCTACGGATGTAATTAACCGGACGCGCCCAATAGGCCCTGGGAATCTGCGAATTACACGATCTCTACAAGATAGACCTCTCCTTAATCATCGACGCTGAAGACGAGATAAAGATATCGAGTCATGTATTTTGTAATTTTGTAAAAGTAGGTGTTCTCACGAATGTGTGCATATGTCCctatgttttatttttattttgtcttCGTTTTGTTTTCACGAACAGATACAACGGTAAGCCAAAAACATCTGGCTCCACAATGCTGTCTCAATTCTCAAAATAGCATGGCAGAAAGGAAGTATATCTTGGACGGGCAAGCTGAACACCAGCAGCAGTAGACAGGTTCCCTGTCTCTAATCCATCAATTAGTTTTCTCCGTGTCACAGCTGAATCCGCAAACTGCGTGCATTATGACCTTAAAGCTACAAAAATGAACCACCATTGGGTTGGCACTACCTCCTACTAGTCATACGGTCTGTTGCAAAGCATATGGACTATTATGCACTCGCTACTACACATCATAGTCCATCTATGTACTTCATGCGTTGCCCGCTGCTGGCTGAGCAGTATTGCTAATGTTCGCAGATGCCCCGCTGCTTGAGGGGGCGTCAGTGCTTTGAGCCAACGATCGATGGGCGTCCTCACTCTTGTTCTTGGACGCTCTTCTGAGCCTGTTTTTAAGTCTATTGAAGGGCCGCCAGTGCCATCTACCTTGTGACTTCATGTGACCCATCATCAGCTTTTGTTGCTCTCTTCGGAAGGCCCTTCGAGCATACCAAGCTCCACCACGCCACCCTAGCGCATACCTGACAGTTCCAGAATAACATATTTAGGCCGATGCAAGGTTGCAAACAGACAGACAGTGTGCTTGATTAGTTACTCGCATAACATTGTCATCAGATGGTTGTAAGTATGAAATATCCCCAAGGACTGTTACATGAATAAAGTGGAATAGCATAACTTGCAAGATGCTATGGTGGAAATTTAAGTTGCGATCAGTAGTACATGTGGGAACAGGTTCCACAATCCATACCAAGTGCGTATGTGTGCAGCACTAATTCACCAGACCCGTGAATTTCAAGTTTAGGCTATGACTATATACATGGCAACATCACAGCTAAAATAAGAACTTTAAGTACAACCTGGCGCAGTCCCAGTGGTGCCATAGTAGATAATAATTGTCAGTGTGTACAGTGCACTGTGTAGTTGAAAATAATTGGCAGTGTGTACACTGTACGAAATACTTTTAACACTTGATGTTGCTCTGAAATAGTGGGAAAAAGGTTCAAAACTCAAAATCAACCAAAAGCTAGCCTGAGAGTAAATATACTCCTCTACCATAGATGAATCAATTACCGATTTTGATACCTTATGGTCAGTGGGGACTCTACCCATGTATCAGCTACAGGACATGTGGATATAAGCTGATTAAGCCTTAGAGCATTATAAATATACTCCTCTACCACATATATCAATGAATCAATTACCAATTTTGATACCTTGTGATCAGTGGGGACTCTAACCATGTATCAACTACAGGACATATGGGTATAAGCTGATTAAGCCTTAGAGCATTATAACCTTATGTAGAAAGTAAGTGACATGCCAGGTCATAGAATAAATTACATAAACTCAAAGGGTAGTACCATCCAACTGTATAATAGCGAAGAAAGCGGTGAAGTTAAATATCAACAGCAAGAACATACCCAACCACCATTGTGGTCATCGCTGTGGCTACACAAGCTGGCGTGCTAATATTGCTGGAAGTGACAATCTTTTTTATCTCTTCATGTTCAACTTTGTGATTATCCTTCAACTGGTAACAGATCAAGAAATGGTAGAATATAAATATAATTGAACTATAATACTCAAAATATTTCTGGAAGTACCTATATAAGCAAAAAGAAAGTACAGGTGGTAAAGTAGATAATGATCCAAATCCAACCATTAGAAAATTTGCAGGCAAGGTAGTGCAAGATGAAAACCTAaagcaccattttttttttcttttgctgggGTCAGGAATGTATGGTGTTTGCAGTCACCAGCAACATCAGAATGCAATGAaaactataaaaaaaaagaaatagataGAGACATAGTGAAGAGCAAGAGAGCATGTTATCCTTATTATTAACTTCACAGCAAGGTATATTGCGCTGGAATACTAGGTGTGTCTTAAGGTGGTATTGTAATCTGTGGTGGACTCGCCTTCAGAGATATTGTTTTAATCTTCCTTTTTAATACAGGACATTTGCCTATAAGACACTAGTAAAATGTGCCCTGTCTTATTTTTTCTTGTCAGTGAAGTGTCCTACACAGGCCTGGTCCTGAGGCAGGGCGAGCGGGGCGGTCGTCCCAGGCCCCCCAAAATCAAGGGCCCCTCGTGTATATTCGTAGACACTCACTAGTTATAGTACAGTACACTAGCTTGCTGCATCTTGTTTGTACACAGTCATGTAGATTGTAGAATTCGATACAGAAGGCTGAGGTACATGAATATGATAAATTGTTCTTTGATATTTCCTACTTTGATTGATGATGATCAACACAACAATATTGCTCGTTCATTACAGCAGGCCATTGATGATTGATTGGACATTTAGTAGtgacaaaaaagagaaaaaaggaatCAACCTAATATTGATTGACAGAATCTGCAAGTTTTGATGGACAACCGGTGTTCATTGGTTAGAAATCATCATCAATGACTTCAGTAGTTGTTAGAAGAAAATTTTGAGGTAATCTGTATAAAGTGTTTGATTG
This sequence is a window from Setaria italica strain Yugu1 chromosome III, Setaria_italica_v2.0, whole genome shotgun sequence. Protein-coding genes within it:
- the LOC101758617 gene encoding uncharacterized protein LOC101758617, whose protein sequence is MVVRRLGGAGRALLTLPNIRRRATNSWAAVRDTFFSTKQVFESHRIVFTVGTSVASVLTAWAGYSLRHVQQSRIDRRLESIESSLKDNHKVEHEEIKKIVTSSNISTPACVATAMTTMVVGYALGWRGGAWYARRAFRREQQKLMMGHMKSQGRWHWRPFNRLKNRLRRASKNKSEDAHRSLAQSTDAPSSSGASANISNTAQPAAGNA